GCCTCCGGCAGGTCCAGGTCGCCGCCGTCGGCCTCTTCCTCCTCGTTGTCATCCTGGCCCGCCGGAGCGGGCCGGGACTTCAGGAGGTCGCCGATCAGGTCCGGGTCCTGGGCGCGCGCCGGCGCCGCCTGCAGGACCAGAAGGCCGGCAAGCGCGGCCAGGGCGGCGGGTCGGAACCGGGTCATGCCTCCTCGAGGGCTGCGGCGATCTCCAGCAGGCGGAGGGCCTGGTCCAGGTGCAGGCGCTCGACCATCCGGCCCTCGACCCGCAGGACCCCCTTGCCGCGATTTTCGGGCGAATCAAAGGCGGCCGCCACCGTTTGCGCCCAGGCCACCTCTTCCGGCTCCGGGGCGAAGGCCCGGTTGGCGGCGGCGATCTGGTCGGGATGGATCAGGGTCTTGCCGTCGAAGCCGAACTCCACGCCTTGGCCGCACTGGCGCTCCAGGCCGTCGAGGTCGGAGATGTCGTTCCAGACCCCGTCCAGGACGGTCAGGCCCCGGGCCCGTCCGGCGGCGACGGTCAGGGACAGGGCCGCCTGCAGGGGCCGGCGCTCGGCGTCGACCCGGCAGCGCATCTCCTTGACCAGGTCGTTGGATCCGACGACCAGGGCGGCAAGGGGTCCGCCCGCCGAAGCGAGGGCGTCCAGGGCGAAGAGGCTGGCGCAGGTCTCGACCATGATCCAGAGGGCGACGCCTTCCGGCAGCCGTCCGGCGTAGGCGGCGACGTCTCCGGGCGTGGAGACCTTGGGGGCCAGGACCGCATCGGGCCGGACGGCGCCGGCGGCCACGGCGGCCAGGTCCGCCTCGCCCCAGGGCGTGTCCAGGCCATTGACCCGCACCACCAGCTCCCGCCGGCCGAAGCCGCCCTCGGCGACGGCGGCGACCGCAAGGTCCCGGGCCGCCGGCTTGGCGTCGGGGGCCACGGAATCCTCCATGTCCAGGATCACCACGTCGCAGGCCAGGCCCCGGGCCTTCTCGATGGCGCGCGGATTCCCGGCGGGCATGTAGAGGGCGCTTCGGCGGGGGCGGGCGGGCGTCATCGGGCGTCTCCGTGGGCTCTTCGGCGCAGGCGTCGGCGGGGTCGCGGACCGGCCCTGTTCTAGACTATGCTGGCGCCATGATCACCCGCTACGAACCCGACGCCCGCAATGTGCTGGGCGGCCCCTTGCAGCCCTGCGGCCTCGATCCTGTCACGGGGTTCTATCGCAACGGCTGCTGCGAGACCGGCGCCGAGGACATGGGCCTGCATACGGTCTGCGCCATCATGACGGCGGAGTTCCTCGCCTACTCACGGTCCGTGGGCAACGACCTGTCGACCCCCATGCCGGCCTACAGGTTCGCCGGGCTTAGGCCGGGGGACCGGTGGTGCCTCTGCGCACCCCGCTGGAAGGAGGCCCTGGACGCCGGCGCTGCGCCGCCCGTGGTGCTTGAGGCCACCCACGAGGAGACCCTGGCCGTCGTCGACCTCAAGACCCTCAAGGCCTACGCGTCGGGGGCGGACTCGGGCGGCGGGCCGGTATAGCGCGCCCGCGGACGGATCAGGCCGCCGTCCTGGACCTGCTCGAGGGCATGGGCCAGCCAGCCCGCACAGCGGGCGGCGGCGAAGAGGGAGAGGGCCGCACCCTCCGGCGCGCCCAGGTGGTCGCAGACCGCCACAAGGGCGAAATCCACGTTCGGGGCGAGGCCGGTCGTCGCCCGGACCTGTTCGGCCAGCCTGGCCAGGTCCTCTGGCGGGTTGAACCGGGCCAGGAGGGCGGCGGCCCGGGGATCGCCGTCAGGGTAGAGCGGATGGCCGAAGCCCGGGATCCCGCGATCCTCGGCCACCCGGGCGGCGACGGCGGCGTCCGGCCCCTGGGCCAGGACCTCGGCCCGGAGCCGGGCCAGGGCGGCGGGCGCCCCGCCATGCCGGGGCCCCGACAGGGCGGCCAGTCCCGCCAGGGCCGAGGCGGCCAGGGACGCGCCCGTGGAGGCCGCCACCCGGGCTGCGAAGGCTGAGGGATTGAGCTCATGGTCCGCCAGCAGGACCAGGGTGCGGCGGATGAGGTCGGCGGCGGGGCCGCCGGGCCCGAGCCGCCAGGCCTTGGCGAGCCGCAGGTGGATCGGGCCGGAATCGGTCTCGGCGGCCAGGGCGTCGGCGAAGATGTCGAGCAGGAGGGCGGCCTCGGCGGACCGGGCGAGGGCGGGCTGGCCCAGGGCCGGCGAGGCCTCGGCGGCGCGGGCCGCCAGGGCCAGGAAGGCCCGGGACAAAGGCGGCCCCGCGGATGGGGGCTCGGGGCGATCCGACCGCTTGAGGGTCACGCCATCGCCGCCCCGCAGCAGCCGGGCCACCGACTCGAGGGTTTCCGTCTCGGCCAGCAGAAGGGCGTCGCGGCCCCGGTACCAGGGCCGTCCAGCCTGCACCGTGGTGATGGCTGACGCCAGGACCGGCTCGCCCCAGGTCATGGCTCCGGCGGCGACCTCGGAGGGGCGGCGGCTGCGCCTCCTGCGCTCGGCCAGGGCTTCCACCTCCCGCGCGCGGTAGAGGCTGCGCCGGGAATCCCCAGGGTCGGCGCGGGCGGTCAGGAGGCCCCGACTGACATAGGCGTAGAGGGTCTGGGGCTTGAGCCCCAGCCGATCCTGCACGGCTGCAGCGGTCAACCAGTCCGCCATGCAGGCCTCCCTCGCCAGAATTTATATTGATTATCTTGATCAAGATTGACGGGTCAAGGCTGCGAGCGCCGGGTGTGGCCATCGCGACCCAGTGCAGAAAGGAAATCGCCATGGAAGCCGGCCTCGAATCTGTGATCGCCGCACACACGGTGCTGTCGGATGTGGACGGCGAGGCCGGACGCCTCGTCCTGCGAGGCGCGACCCTGGAGTCCCTGGCTGGCGTCGCCAGCTTCGAAGAGGTCTGCGTCCGGCTCTGGTCCGGCCTCGCGCCCGTCCCGGTCGACGGCCTCAAGGCGGCCTTGGGCGCCGCGCGGGTCGAGGTCTGGTCGGAGGTCGAACGGCTGGACGACGCCCTCGCCGCCCTGCCTCCGGTGGAGGGGTTGAGGGCCCTGATGGCCCGGCTTGCGGACGGCGAGGACCTTCCGGCGGCGCTTCGCATCACGGCGGCGCCCGCGGTCTTCACCGGCGCCCTCCTGCGGCGGCGGGCTGGACGGCCCGCCCTGGCGCCTGACCCCTCGGCCGGGCACGCCGCGGACCTCCTGCGGATGATCTCGGGCCGGGCGGCGACCCCGGCCCAGGCGGCGGCCCTGGACGCCTACCTCGTCACCGTCATCGACCATGGCCTCAACGCCTCGACCTTTGCGGCCCGTGTGGCGGCCTCGACCCGGGCGGGCCTGGTGTCGGCCGCCCTCGCCGGGATCAGCGCCCTGAAAGGACCCCTTCATGGCGGGGCCCCAGGTCCGGTGATCGACATGCTGGATGGGATCGGGTCGCCGGGGAATGCGCGCGCCTGGCTGGAGGCGGCCCTCGACCGCGGCGACCGGCTGATGGGCTTCGGCCACAGGGTCTACCGGGTGAGGGACCCCCGCGCCGACGCCCTGAAGGGCGCGATCCGGCGTCTGGGTGCGGACGAAGGTCGTCTGGCCCTGGGCGAGGCGGTGGAGGCGGCGGCCCTCGAGATCCTGCGCACCCGCAAGCCCGACCGCCCCCTGGAGACCAATGTCGAGTTCTACACGGCCCTGCTCCTGGAAGCCCTCGGCATCCCGCCGGAAGCCTTCACCTGCATCTTCGCCGCAGGCCGGGTCGCAGGGTGGACCGCCCACGCCTGGGAGCAGGTCGCCACCGGGCGGCTGATCCGCCCACGCTCGATCTATGTCGGCCCCGAACCGGCCCCGGAATGATTTGGCCGGGCCGGGGGGCGGCGCTAGAAGGGGGCATGCCTCACGACGCCCGCCTGCCGCCGGACCGCGCCGCCGCCCTGACGCGGGGGATCACCCTCATGTCCGTGGGGGTCGCAGCCCTGCTGGTGACCGCCAAGGCGGGAGCCTGGATGGCCTCCGGCTCGGTGGCGCTCCTGGCCTCACTCGCGGACTCCGCACTCGACCTCCTGGCCTCGACCATCACCTTCTTCGCCGTCCGCTACGCCGCCGCCCCGCCCGATGAAGAGCACAGGTTCGGGCACGGCAAGGCCGAGGCCTTCGCCAGCCTGATGCAGGCGGGCCTGGTCTTCGCCTCGGCCGCCCTGATCGGGCAGGAGGCGATCCGGAGCCTCCTGGATCCCCAGCCCCTCGAGGCCAGCGGCTGGGCCCTTGGGGTGATGGTTCTTTCCACCGTCATGACCTTCGTCCTGATCTCGGCCCAGACCTGGGTCCTGAAGCGCACCCAGTCCGTGGCGGTCAGCGGCGACCGCGCGCACTACGCCTCGGACCTGGCGTCCAACCTGGCCGCCCTGGCGGGGATTGGGGCCTCGGCGGCCCTCGGCGTCGCGGGGCTGGACGGCGCCGCCGCCCTCCTGATCACCGGCCTTCTGCTTTGGGGCGCCATCGGCGTCTTCCGCGAGGCCGCCGTCCAGCTGATGGACCAGGAGCTGCCGGCCGAACAGCGGGCCCGGATCGTCGAGCTGGTCACCTCCGACCCGCGCCTCACCGATGTCCACCAGCTGCGCACCCGCGCCTCCGGACCCTACGTGCACATGCAGATGCACGTGGACCTCGACCCCCTCCTGACCCTGGAGGACGCCCATCGGGTGGTCGTCGAGGCCGAGCGACGGCTCCTGGCGGTCTTCCCCATGGCCGACATCCTGATCCATCCGGACCCCCGGGGCCTGGCCGAGCCGCACGGCGGCGCTTTCGCCGAGTCCACGGCCGCAGAGTAAACCGCCCCTTAAGGTCTGGCGCCCCTTACTGCGGCTTCCAGATCGTCTCGCCGGCCGGGCATGACCGAACGCATCCTGCACCACTTTCCGCTGGACCCCGCCTCGCGACAGGTTCGCCTGGCCCTGGGGGAGAAGCGCCTGCCCTTCACGGAACAGACCGTCCGTTACTGGGAGCAGCCCGACGCCTTCCTGGACCTCAACGCCTCGGGCGTGACCCCGGTGATGGTCGAGGACGGGCTGGTCCTTTGCGAATCCCGGACCATCCTCGACCACCTGGAAGAGACCTGTCCCGAGCCGCCCCTGCTGGGTCGCGACCCGCAGGAGCGCGCCGAGGCCCGCCGGCTGGTCCTCTGGTTCGACCGGAAGTTCGACCTCGAGGTGGCCGGCTTCCTCCTGCACGAGAAGATGGAGAAGCGGCTCCTGGGCCTCGGCGCCCCGGACCTCGCCGCCCTGCGCCAGGGCCGCGAGTCCCTGCGCCATCACCTGGCCTATCTCGAGGCCCTCCTGTCCGCCCGCGACTGGCTGGCGGGCCGCCGGCTGTCCCTGGCCGACTTCGCCGCCGCCGCCTACCTCTCGGTGATCGACTATCTGGGCGACGTGCCCTGGGACGGATATCCGACGGTCAAGACCTGGTACATGAAACTCAAGTCCCGGCCCGCCTTCCGCCCCATCCTCGCCGACCGCTGGCCCGGGCTGGCCCCGGCGGCGCATTATGACGACCTCGATTTCTGACCCCCGCGAGGCGATCCGCCAGCGGGCGGCCGAACTGGGCTTCGACGCCTGCCGGTTCACAGGGGTCGAGTCGCCCTGGCCGGCGACCGCCCGTCTGCAGGCCTTCCTCGAGGCCGGACATCACGGCGAAATGGACTGGATGGCCGACACCGCCGGGCGGCGGGGCCACCCCCGCGCCCTCTGGGCGGAGGCCCGGAGCGCCATTGTCCTGGGGCTGAACTACGGGCCGGACGCCGACCCCCTGCCGGGTCTCGCCCGGCGCGACCGGGGCCTCGTCTCGGTCTACGCCCAGGGCGACGACTACCACGACCTAATCAAGGGCCGGCTCAAGCAGCTGGGCGGCTGGCTGGCCTCGCGCCTGGGCGCCGACCTCAAGGTCTTCGTCGACACCGCCCCCCTGATGGAGAAACCCCTGGCCCAGCAGGCCGGCCTGGGCTGGCAGGGCAAGCACACCAACCTTGTCAGCCGCGACTTCGGCTCCTGGCTCTTCCTCGGGGTGATCCTCACCACCGCGGCCCTGCCGCCCGACCCGCCGGGCGAGGATCACTGCGGCCAGTGCCGGGCCTGCCTGGACGCCTGCCCCACGGCGGCCTTCCCGACCCCCTACCAGCTCGACGCCCGCCGGTGCGTCTCCTACCTGACCATCGAGCACAAGGGTCCGGTGGACCCCGCCCTGCGCCCGGGCCTGGGCAACCGGATCTATGGATGCGACGACTGCCTGGCCGTCTGCCCCTGGAACAAGTTCGCCCAGGCGGGCCGGGAGCAGAAGCTGGCGGCGCGGGCCGACAGGGTCGAGCCGTCCCTGGCCGAGCTCGCAGCCCTCGACGCGGCCGCCTTCCGGGAGAGGTTCGCCCGCTCCCCCATCAAGCGGACCGGCCGGGACCGCCTGGTCCGGAATGTCCTCTACGCCATCGGTAACTCCGGCGACCCGGCCCTCGTCCCCGCTGCACAGGCGCGATTGGAGGACGCTTCACCCCTGGTGCGGGGCGCAGCCGTCTGGGCGCTGGGGCGCCTCCTGCCTCGCGCCGAGGTCCTCGCCCTCGCCCACAGTCATGCCGAGGCCGAGGCTGACCCCGGCGTCCGGGCCGAGTGGGCGGCGGTTCAGTCGGCGTAGACGCCGGCCCGGTTCTCCATCGCCGCCCTCACGGCCTCGACCTGGTTGGGCGAGCCGATGAGGGCGCCCTGCTCCTGGCTCTCGGCGAGGAGGATGGCGTGCTGGTCGGCGTCCGGCGCCAGGTCCAGGAGGCGCTTGCCCGCCCGGATGGCGTCGGGATTCTTCGAGGCGATGTCGGCGGCCAGGGCCAGGGCCTCGGCGCGGGGATCGGCGCAGACGCGGGTGGCGAGGCCCAGGCGATGGGCCTCCTCGCCGTTGAAGATCCGGCCGGTAAAGGTCAGCTCGCGGGCCACGTCGTCGCGCACCAGGCGCTTCATGAGGACCAGGCCCGCCATGTC
The sequence above is a segment of the Phenylobacterium parvum genome. Coding sequences within it:
- a CDS encoding HpcH/HpaI aldolase/citrate lyase family protein yields the protein MTPARPRRSALYMPAGNPRAIEKARGLACDVVILDMEDSVAPDAKPAARDLAVAAVAEGGFGRRELVVRVNGLDTPWGEADLAAVAAGAVRPDAVLAPKVSTPGDVAAYAGRLPEGVALWIMVETCASLFALDALASAGGPLAALVVGSNDLVKEMRCRVDAERRPLQAALSLTVAAGRARGLTVLDGVWNDISDLDGLERQCGQGVEFGFDGKTLIHPDQIAAANRAFAPEPEEVAWAQTVAAAFDSPENRGKGVLRVEGRMVERLHLDQALRLLEIAAALEEA
- a CDS encoding DUF2237 family protein; translation: MITRYEPDARNVLGGPLQPCGLDPVTGFYRNGCCETGAEDMGLHTVCAIMTAEFLAYSRSVGNDLSTPMPAYRFAGLRPGDRWCLCAPRWKEALDAGAAPPVVLEATHEETLAVVDLKTLKAYASGADSGGGPV
- a CDS encoding citrate synthase family protein — translated: MADWLTAAAVQDRLGLKPQTLYAYVSRGLLTARADPGDSRRSLYRAREVEALAERRRRSRRPSEVAAGAMTWGEPVLASAITTVQAGRPWYRGRDALLLAETETLESVARLLRGGDGVTLKRSDRPEPPSAGPPLSRAFLALAARAAEASPALGQPALARSAEAALLLDIFADALAAETDSGPIHLRLAKAWRLGPGGPAADLIRRTLVLLADHELNPSAFAARVAASTGASLAASALAGLAALSGPRHGGAPAALARLRAEVLAQGPDAAVAARVAEDRGIPGFGHPLYPDGDPRAAALLARFNPPEDLARLAEQVRATTGLAPNVDFALVAVCDHLGAPEGAALSLFAAARCAGWLAHALEQVQDGGLIRPRARYTGPPPESAPDA
- a CDS encoding citrate synthase/methylcitrate synthase, which produces MEAGLESVIAAHTVLSDVDGEAGRLVLRGATLESLAGVASFEEVCVRLWSGLAPVPVDGLKAALGAARVEVWSEVERLDDALAALPPVEGLRALMARLADGEDLPAALRITAAPAVFTGALLRRRAGRPALAPDPSAGHAADLLRMISGRAATPAQAAALDAYLVTVIDHGLNASTFAARVAASTRAGLVSAALAGISALKGPLHGGAPGPVIDMLDGIGSPGNARAWLEAALDRGDRLMGFGHRVYRVRDPRADALKGAIRRLGADEGRLALGEAVEAAALEILRTRKPDRPLETNVEFYTALLLEALGIPPEAFTCIFAAGRVAGWTAHAWEQVATGRLIRPRSIYVGPEPAPE
- a CDS encoding cation diffusion facilitator family transporter; this encodes MPHDARLPPDRAAALTRGITLMSVGVAALLVTAKAGAWMASGSVALLASLADSALDLLASTITFFAVRYAAAPPDEEHRFGHGKAEAFASLMQAGLVFASAALIGQEAIRSLLDPQPLEASGWALGVMVLSTVMTFVLISAQTWVLKRTQSVAVSGDRAHYASDLASNLAALAGIGASAALGVAGLDGAAALLITGLLLWGAIGVFREAAVQLMDQELPAEQRARIVELVTSDPRLTDVHQLRTRASGPYVHMQMHVDLDPLLTLEDAHRVVVEAERRLLAVFPMADILIHPDPRGLAEPHGGAFAESTAAE
- a CDS encoding glutathione S-transferase family protein, with the translated sequence MTERILHHFPLDPASRQVRLALGEKRLPFTEQTVRYWEQPDAFLDLNASGVTPVMVEDGLVLCESRTILDHLEETCPEPPLLGRDPQERAEARRLVLWFDRKFDLEVAGFLLHEKMEKRLLGLGAPDLAALRQGRESLRHHLAYLEALLSARDWLAGRRLSLADFAAAAYLSVIDYLGDVPWDGYPTVKTWYMKLKSRPAFRPILADRWPGLAPAAHYDDLDF
- the queG gene encoding tRNA epoxyqueuosine(34) reductase QueG — encoded protein: MTTSISDPREAIRQRAAELGFDACRFTGVESPWPATARLQAFLEAGHHGEMDWMADTAGRRGHPRALWAEARSAIVLGLNYGPDADPLPGLARRDRGLVSVYAQGDDYHDLIKGRLKQLGGWLASRLGADLKVFVDTAPLMEKPLAQQAGLGWQGKHTNLVSRDFGSWLFLGVILTTAALPPDPPGEDHCGQCRACLDACPTAAFPTPYQLDARRCVSYLTIEHKGPVDPALRPGLGNRIYGCDDCLAVCPWNKFAQAGREQKLAARADRVEPSLAELAALDAAAFRERFARSPIKRTGRDRLVRNVLYAIGNSGDPALVPAAQARLEDASPLVRGAAVWALGRLLPRAEVLALAHSHAEAEADPGVRAEWAAVQSA